A region of Stigmatopora nigra isolate UIUO_SnigA chromosome 6, RoL_Snig_1.1, whole genome shotgun sequence DNA encodes the following proteins:
- the LOC144198052 gene encoding uncharacterized protein LOC144198052, whose product MPQPGMNGMEPAFGEAYGGHRALLSPYPMAMSPQGGRTEYDQSILLMLGSPASPRKRPFELLSDLVDDGGLGEDLHAERWDVSALDEMARYTKLGLGVVSEDAVLMGRWGRSREEDKVAEKATKDESVVAGRGQDRGGRKANKNEVYQSQVAQEDAPASGLLLEHCSEEHNYSLSQGGEPVIAQGVQDQAQQKQEETQQVQDQENIEEKVEIDEEDEEEEEEEEEDEEEDEGEEETAADLSSSSETECEAEVEPVRPPGERPSKRRCFWEYRRSRVSAAKKTTGGGGDDWSLSWSSSTLPSTLYLRQGKKGRRKARKTDASDLTPNPQKLHNIGEQLQKLNAAIDSMGPVNDLPAVARARSRKEKNKLASRACRLKKKAQHEANKIKLWGLNQEYENLLGALLRIKELIRQKVESSEEEDMDERGMTRRLEDILSQSSGPLVAGRTKDFVQRILAASGGPSQHKAPPKERSQVAL is encoded by the exons ATGCCTCAG CCGGGAATGAATGGGATGGAGCCTGCTTTTGGCGAGGCCTACGGGGGTCACCGGGCTCTACTTAGCCCCTACCCAATGGCCATGTCACCTCAAGGGGGCAGGACCGAATATGACCAG AGCATTCTCCTCATGCTGGGTTCTCCCGCGTCCCCCCGCAAACGGCCCTTTGAGTTGCTAAGCGACCTGGTGGACGATGGCGGCTTGGGCGAGGATCTGCACGCCGAACGTTGGGACGTATCGGCTCTTGATGAAATGGCCCGGTACACCAAATTGGGCTTGGGCGTGGTCTCCGAGGACGCCGTACTCATGGGCCGGTGGGGAAGGAGCCGCGAAGAGGACAAGGTGGCTGAAAAGGCGACTAAAGATGAATCCGTTGTCGCGGGACGAGGACAAGACAGGGGTGGGAGGAAAGCCAACAAAAATGAAGTGTACCAATCACAG GTGGCCCAGGAGGATGCGCCAGCGTCAGGATTGCTGTTGGAACACTGCAGTGAGGAGCATAACTATTCCCTTAGCCAGGGAGGAGAACCAGTTATTGCCCAGGGTGTCCAGGACCAAGCTCAACAGAAACAAGAAGAGACACAACAGGTTCAGGACCAGGAGAACATTGAGGAGAAGGTAGAGATTGACGAagaggacgaagaagaagaagaggaggaggaagaagatgaagaggaagatgaaggAGAGGAGGAAACAGCGGCAGATCTCTCAAGCTCGTCTGAAACTGAAtgtg AGGCAGAGGTGGAGCCTGTAAGACCACCTGGCGAGCGCCCATCCAAGCGTCGCTGCTTCTGGGAGTACCGGCGCTCCCGGGTGTCTGCGGCGAAGAAAACAACAGGTGGAGGAGGAGACGACTGGTCGCTATCATGGAGCTCCAGCACATTGCCTAGCACACTTTACCTACGACAAG GCAAAAAAGGAAGACGCAAGGCTCGTAAGACAGATGCCAGCGACTTGACTCCCAACCCGCAGAAGCTACACAACATTGGCGAGCAGCTGCAGAAGCTTAACGCCGCCATCGACAGCATGGGGCCCGTTAACGACCTCCCCGCCGTCGCCAGGGCCAGATCACGCAAAGAAAAGAACAAGCTAGCATCCAG GGCATGCCGCCTGAAGAAGAAAGCACAGCATGAGGCCAATAAGATTAAACTGTGGGGACTCAACCAGGAGTAtg AAAATCTCCTGGGTGCTTTGCTGCGCATCAAGGAGCTGATCCGGCAGAAGGTGGAGAGCAGCGAGGAAGAGGACATGGATGAGCGAGGAATGACACGCCGCCTGGAGGACATCCTCTCTCAGTCCAGTG GTCCTTTAGTCGCTGGGCGGACCAAAGACTTTGTGCAGAGGATCCTAGCGGCCAGCGGGGGTCCTAGCCAGCACAAAGCGCCACCCAAAGAAAGAAGCCAGGTGGCGCTCTAA